A section of the Euwallacea fornicatus isolate EFF26 chromosome 12, ASM4011564v1, whole genome shotgun sequence genome encodes:
- the LOC136342627 gene encoding cytospin-A-like, with the protein MGKVLLGRRPISQEPLPIRPNSFPTDDLNLRRKNAVLSRQNSRQSVKSLIETIESQGKPVSKSSLGSLSRSSSASSLNSLASDIRNPSSPSILPTPSPGSPLRTPSDWSEISTGVGPIKTPLKEQQPNKIANWTKNGLNDALSKSDLGKTKSEDSYRDAILQKGIDFPRRNSYSDLSERKDPLNSLVKNGGSKRNALLKWCQNKTVGYRNIDITNFSSSWNDGLALCALLHTYLPDRIPYDSLTPQEKRRNFSLAFSAAESVGIPTTLNINDMIQLERPDWQQVMSYVTAIYKHFEV; encoded by the exons ATGGGCAAGGTTTTATTGGGCCGCCGCCCTA tATCTCAGGAACCACTACCCATACGTCCCAACAGTTTCCCTACAGACGACTTAAATTTGCGACGAAAGAACGCAGTTTTGAGCAGACAGAACAGCCGTCAGTCCGTCAAGTCTCTAATCGAAACCATAGAGAGTCAAGGCAAACCGGTGTCAAAGAGCT CTTTAGGTTCTTTGAGTCGAAGCAGCTCAGCCTCGTCGCTAAACTCTTTAGCTTCGGATATCAGAAATCCTTCAAGTCCCTCCATACTGCCGACGCCATCTCCCGGCAGCCCCTTGAGAACGCCCTCAGATTGGTCGGAAATTTCCACTGGCGTTGGGCCGATTAAGACACCCCTCAAGGAGCAACAGCCCAACAAAATTGCCAATTGGACCAAAAATGGGCTGAATG ATGCCCTTTCAAAATCTGACTTAGGGAAGACCAAGTCCGAGGACTCTTACAGGGATGCCATTTTACAGAAGGGAATCGATTTCCCTCGGCGGAACAGCTATTCCGATTTAA GTGAACGTAAAGACCCCTTAAACAGTCTGGTAAAAAACGGCGGTTCCAAAAGGAACGCGCTACTAAAATGGTGCCAAAACAAGACTGTTGGATATCGCAATATCGACATCACCAATTTTAGCAGCAGTTGGAACGACGGTCTGGCATTGTGCGCCCTCCTCCACACTTACCTTCCTGATCGCATTCCTTATGATTCGCTCACCCCCCAGGAGAAAAGGAGGAATTTTTCCTTGGCCTTTTCGGCAGCTGAAAGTGTGGGCATACCCACAACTTTG AACATTAACGACATGATTCAACTTGAACGTCCCGACTGGCAGCAAGTGATGTCGTACGTGACAGCCATCTACAAGCATTTCGAGGTCTGA
- the psidin gene encoding phagocyte signaling-impaired protein, whose amino-acid sequence MSRHVQNTDSSVVERRLRPIYEWLDAGNNKKAVQECDKVLKKSPNILCAKALKALAFLRMSRKDDCVSLLDHILTKKPVDESTLQVMSLCYREMHEMEKICTLYDMAVKLDPTNEDLQTQLFMSYVKVNDYKAQQQTAMALYKQKPKNPYYCWNVMSIVLQATRGEGRTDPAKRTLLLSLAERMMKKLHDDNKIDAEQEVQLYILVLNLEEKYEDVLELLNGPLGGSLQALNLSQVKLEFATKLKDWRRVNSLCKLILQESFDRWEYWVQYINSVFELIDSNEDINLSEGSFSNVDNTVEKCHEFICSMIEGGADNQFLLRGPYLARFELCAKLQEKNIETYEFLGDSLELFMEYFRKFGHKSCCVSDLKVYLYLLDDEQKIVFGSRLVKEVGVGGENIPQTMDKMLSHIGSIQLARLCGAHRNLPQEHLQTLVTALILHYRHGYQAHGKGLTSTDFGPSDNYSILACHLIYDLSILEGGANFIVAGLAVLETLLTKSPNNFHAKLLALKFYHLLGNGLAANNVFYSLDIKHLQLDSLGFIHCAHLATSGLFSVCALHYDTTLKFFTSSFKESTDHFTLSYKYGSFIKLDEFMDFRERMESSLHYMTVVFDRMVLSLMDCSSVDTLYNMEISFKAKFVDFCSLRDNRDLDIYLNWDPEFASQKPSQCEVAQESFKQDVNFLKLRSHMLWAVGAAIFVAKTGESEKEANLAALLQLVEEWKEMESELRCENPQPTPQNLLSYPPVSRLHGQLATPYQTCLTSILEFFVELCKNNLEEAEIKFNAAEKEIGSLVNKLETKLLIGVELPYFQPKKKEFELFVNTLEVVCLACVICMVSNEAVKPPQSKKGKKKLQLADMKTKELHIRLVECLKLEVNKLSELLVKWSSTDTKNDPIETLRSLNLGDESFSLQDSCLESYNLAYKEIQGVINNKVKILNGL is encoded by the exons ATGTCTCGGCACGTGCAAAATACAGACTCCTCCGTTGTAGAGCGCAGACTTCGGCCTATTTACG AATGGCTGGACGcaggaaataacaaaaaagctGTGCAGGAATGTGATAaagtcttaaaaaaatctcctAATATCCTTTGTGCCAAAGCTCTCAAAGCCCTAGCATTTCTGAGAATGTCTCGAAAGGATGATTGTGTCTCATTGCTTGACCATATCCTAACCAAAAAGCCTGTAGATGAGTCCACATTACAAGTAATGAGTCTGTGCTACCGAGAAATGCATGAAA TGGAGAAAATCTGCACTTTGTATGATATGGCTGTGAAACTTGATCCAACTAATGAAGATCTTCAAACTCAACTATTTATGAGCTATGTGAAAGTTAATGACTATAAAGCCCAACAGCAGACTGCAATGGCTCTTTACAAGCAAAAACCTAAGAATCCTTATTATTGTTGGAATGTGATGAGTATAGTTTTGCAAGCAACAAGAGGGGAGG GAAGAACTGATCCAGCGAAACGAACATTATTATTAAGCTTAGCAGAGAGAATGATGAAGAAGCTTCACGacgataataaaattgatgcAGAACAAGAA GTTCAGCTGTACATTTTGGTTTtgaatttggaagaaaaatatgaagacGTCTTGGAGTTGCTGAACGGCCCTCTTGGGGGGAGTCTGCAGGCATTGAACTTATCCCAAGTCAAACTGGAGTTTGCTACTAAATTGAAAGACTGGAGACGAGTTAATAGTTtgtgtaaattaattttacaagaaaG TTTCGATCGATGGGAATATTGGGTTCAATATATCAACTCCGTCTTTGAATTAATTGACTCAAATGAGGACATTAATCTATCAGAAGGCTCCTTCAGTAATGTGGATAATACTGTGGAAAAATGTCATGAGTTTATTTGCAGTATGATTGAAGGTGGAGCAGACAATC AATTTTTACTTCGTGGTCCATATTTAGCTAGATTCGAATTGTGTGCCAAACTTCAAGAGAAGAATATTGAAACCTATGAATTCTTAGGAGATTCTCTAGAGCTGTTCATGGagtatttcagaaaattcgGACATAAGTCATGTTGTGTCTCGGATTTAAAAGTGTatctttatttattagatGATGAACAGAAAATTGTCTTTGGGTCGAGGCTTGTGAAGGAAGTGGGTGTTGGCGGCGAAAATATACCTCAAACG atGGATAAAATGTTAAGCCACATAGGATCCATTCAGCTAGCCAGGTTATGCGGTGCCCACCGAAACCTACCGCAAGAGCATCTCCAGACATTAGTGACTGCCTTAATTTTACACTACCGCCACGGTTATCAAGCACATGGTAAAGGATTAACTTCAACAGATTTCGGCCCCTCAGACAACTACTCCATTTTGGCGTGTCACTTAATCTATGATTTGTCAATTTTGGAGGGTGGGGCAAATTTCATTGTGGCAGGGCTGGCTGTATTAGAGACATTGCTTACGAAATCTCCCAATAATTTTCACGCAAAGTTGTTGGCACTGAAGTTTTATCATTTGCTTG gtaatgGTTTAGCAGCgaataatgtattttattcACTGGACATTAAACATTTGCAATTGGATTCGTTGGGGTTCATTCATTGTGCACATTTGGCCACTTCGGGGCTATTTTCTGTATGCGCCCTTCACTACGATaccacattaaaattttttacgtcCAGTTTTAAGGAA agcACTGATCATTTTACTCTCTCCTATAAATATGGCTCGTTCATAAAGTTGGACGAGTTTATGGATTTTCGGGAGAGAATGGAATCGAGTTTGCATTACATGACCGTTGTTTTCGATAGGATGGTGTTAAGCTTAATGGACTGCTCTAGTGTAGATACTTTGTACAATATGGAGATATCATTTAAAGCtaaatttgtcgatttttgTTCTTTAAG GGATAATCGTGATTTAGACATATATCTGAATTGGGACCCCGAATTTGCTAGTCAAAAACCATCGCAATGTGAAGTTGCTCAAGAATCGTTCAAACAAGACGTTAATTTCTTAAAGTTGCGTTCTCATATGTTATGGGCCGTAGGCGCAGCGATATTC GTAGCTAAAACCGGCGAGAGTGAAAAAGAGGCGAACTTGGCCGCATTGCTGCAACTTGTAGAAGAATGGAAGGAAATGGAAAGCGAACTAAGATGCGAGAATCCTCAACCCACGCCACAG aatttactATCGTATCCACCCGTATCAAGATTACACGGCCAATTAGCAACTCCGTACCAGACGTGTTTGACCTCCattcttgaatttttcgtCGAGTTGTGTAAAAATAATCTCGAAGAAGcggaaattaaattcaatgctGCCGAAAAAGAAATCGGATCATTAGTCAATAAGTTAGAAACTAAATTGCTCATAGGTGTCGAATTGCCTTATTTCCAGCCAAAGAAGAAAGAATTCGAATTATTCGTGAACACTTTGGAG GTAGTATGTCTCGCTTGTGTGATCTGTATGGTGAGTAACGAAGCGGTCAAACCCCCTCAAtcaaaaaaaggcaaaaagaaACTACAACTAGCCGATATGAAAACAAAGGAACTTCACATTCGTTTGGTTGAGTGTTTGAAACTTGAAGTGAACAAATTGAGTGAACTGTTAGTGAAATGGTCCAGTACTGATACGAAAAACGACCCGATCGAGACACTGCGATCGCTCAATTTGGGAGACGAGAGCTTTAGTTTACAAGATAGTTGTTTGGAAAGCTACAATTTAGCATACAaggagatacagggtgttatcaACAATAAAGTGAAAATCCTGAATGGATTGTAG
- the ND-23 gene encoding NADH-ubiquinone oxidoreductase subunit 8, whose amino-acid sequence MTSSLIKIYSLSKTGARCVRPSINLLSQRSLGSGSRDGYVYVNDKDPSMSWKDITDRAAHTMFLTEIFRGLGITLAHIFKEPATINYPFEKGPLSPRFRGEHALRRYPSGEERCIACKLCEAICPAQAITIEAEERADGSRRTTRYDIDMTKCIYCGFCQEACPVDAIVEGPNFEFSTETHEELLYNKEKLLNNGDKWESEIASNIHADHLYR is encoded by the exons ATGACTAGTTCCCTGATTAAGATCTATTCTTTATCAAAAACAG gTGCCCGATGTGTAAGACCATCCATCAACTTACTGTCTCAAAGATCGTTAGGGAGTGGCAGTAGAGATGGTTATGTATACGTCAATGACAAGGATCCTTCAATGTCCTGGAAGGATATTACTG ATAGAGCTGCTCACACAAtgtttttaactgaaattttccGAGGCTTGGGAATAACTTTGGCTCACATATTCAAAGAACCTGCCACCATAAACTACCCCTTCGAAAAAGGACCTTTAAGTCCAAGGTTTCGAGGAGAGCACGCCCTACGCAGATACCCTTCAGGGGAGGAAAGATGCATTGCCTGCAAATTATGTGAGGCTATATGTCCTGCTCAG GCAATTACAATTGAAGCCGAAGAAAGGGCAGACGGTTCTAGAAGAACTACTCGTTACGACATAGATATGACCAAATGCATTTATTGCGGATTTTGTCAAGAAGCTTGCCCTGTTGATGCTATCGTGGAAGGGCcgaatttcgaattttcaacGGAGACACATGAAGAGTTGCTGTACAATAAAGAAAAGTTACTAAACAACGGTGACAAATGGGAGTCCGAAATCGCGAGCAATATACATGCGGATCATTTGTACCGTTGA
- the LOC136342357 gene encoding APOBEC1 complementation factor-like isoform X2: protein MSTNQFYVFENSVYRKKLFSPLKERGFIPEKMSQLYISGIPPEATIQELAAFCEEQGSIFEVKLMTKPDGRLNRGFGYVTYMNKVQARRAMEVLKTKPFQRTFLSFQMSIDNCRIFISGIPTEKTKDEIWHTFINRYNITNIADVLIFKNYTDPDQSRGFCFLEFKTHEEASYFRAKYWDKLFMFGKKLVVDWALPVLETENSQMENVKILFLRNLDVALHSDVFANQIHQLVENRACVDKIYKFKDYAYIHLNTRVQAEVLLKKLQKVYANTLVEVQFAKPPNKFTDKSFRDKTLAYRRAASIPKSQVVTRHWTPVSNASPYSFHSESRSSSDSTMNSDLNSASPMTLSPLTPLTSPRSHYNFSQTKQQVTKNQLEYLTAQNLILRQQLQLEATERAILNSRRNVSPMFNMNTMCDMITSNSGPGGYLLSPGSFTTAPGTFTTTPGAFSSSRQTYYEGAYASSAPSNELKHDVESMVTRMVNRLLDE, encoded by the exons ATGTCAACAAACCAATTTTACGTATTCGAAAATTCGGTGTACCggaaaaaactgttttccCCGTTGAAGGAGCGCGGCttcattcccgagaaaatgtCCCAATTGTACATCTCCGGGATCCCACCAGAGGCGACTATCCAGGAACTGGCCGCGTTTTGTGAGGAACAGGGATCCATATTCGAAGTAAAGTTGATGACCAAACCCGACGGACGATTGAACAGGGGATTCGGATATGTGACGTACATGAATAAAGTTCAGGCCCGACGGGCCATGGAAGTTTTGAAAACCAAACCCTTCCAGAGGACCTTTTTGTCCTTCCAAATGTCCATAGACAACTGCCGCATTTTCATCTCTGGAATTCCCACTGAGAAGACGAAGGACGAAATATGGCACACCTTTATCAATCGCTACAACATCACCAATATAGCTGACGTCCTGATCTTCAAGAATTATACTGACCCCGATCAAAGCAGAGGATTCTGCTTCCTGGAATTCAAAACCCACGAAGAAGCGTCTTACTTCCGGGCGAAGTACTGGGATAAGTTGTTCATGTTCGGGAAGAAGCTGGTGGTGGACTGGGCACTTCCAGTACTAGAGACGGAAAACTCGCAGATGGAAAAC GTGAAGATCCTTTTCCTCAGAAATCTAGACGTAGCCCTGCACTCAGACGTATTCGCCAATCAAATTCATCAATTGGTGGAGAACAGAGCCTGTGTGGATAAGATCTACAAATTCAAGGATTACGCTTACATCCACTTGAATACTCGCGTCCAGGCAGaagtgttattaaaaaaattgcaga aagtaTACGCGAATACACTGGTGGAAGTCCAATTTGCTAAACCTCCTAATAAATTCACTGATAAGAGTTTTCGAGACAAAACCTT GGCCTATCGCCGTGCTGCCAGCATTCCTAAATCACAAGTGGTCACCAGACATTGGACCCCTGTGAGCAACGCCAGCCCTTACTCATTCCATTCAGAAAGTAGGTCTTCCTCCGATTCTACAATGAATTCGGACTTGAACTCAGCCTCGCCGATGACTCTTTCGCCATTGACGCCATTGACCAGCCCGAGGAGCCATTACAATTTTTCCCAGACCAAACAACAAGTGACTAAAAACCAGTTGGAGTATTTAACGGCACAAAACCTAATTCTTCGACAACAGTTACAATTGGAGGCCACAGAAAGGGCGATTTTAAACAGCAGGCGAAACGTGTCCCCCATGTTCAACATGAATACTATGTGCGACATGATTACGAGCAATTCCGGCCCTGGGGGCTATCTCTTGTCCCCAGGGTCTTTTACCACGGCTCCAGGAACTTTCACCACGACTCCAGGGGCCTTTAGCTCTTCGCGACAAACGTATTATGAGGGAGCTTATGCTTCATCGGCACCATCAAATGAGTTGAAGCATGATGTTGAG agcATGGTTACCAGAATGGTAAATCGTTTGCTGGACGAGTAG
- the LOC136342357 gene encoding APOBEC1 complementation factor-like isoform X1, which yields MSAKFYAETVPYKKILSNPVKKWGFLPEKESEIFVSDIPKYASIHDLSNFFEQVGEIFQVKLMVRRNENVNRGFGFVTYMSKELARKAINELQHTKFMNGYLQLQISVDNCRIFVGGIPVNKTKDEIWQELKSCYGLHNIVDVITYRSYSNPLHNRGFVFLEFRTHEEASYFRAKFHNKLFLFGLSMLVDWSVPIIEVDASALAEVFTDEVKILFLRNLDVALHSDVFANQIHQLVENRACVDKIYKFKDYAYIHLNTRVQAEVLLKKLQKVYANTLVEVQFAKPPNKFTDKSFRDKTLAYRRAASIPKSQVVTRHWTPVSNASPYSFHSESRSSSDSTMNSDLNSASPMTLSPLTPLTSPRSHYNFSQTKQQVTKNQLEYLTAQNLILRQQLQLEATERAILNSRRNVSPMFNMNTMCDMITSNSGPGGYLLSPGSFTTAPGTFTTTPGAFSSSRQTYYEGAYASSAPSNELKHDVESMVTRMVNRLLDE from the exons ATGTCTGCTAAATTTTATGCCGAAACGGTGccttacaaaaaaattttgtcgaATCCCGTGAAGAAGTGGGGCTTCCTTCCAGAGAAGGAGTCCGAGATCTTCGTGTCGGACATCCCTAAATATGCCTCGATCCACGATTTGTCCAACTTTTTCGAGCAGGTCGGCGAGATCTTCCAGGTAAAACTCATGGTGCGAAGAAACGAAAACGTGAATCGCGGTTTTGGATTCGTGACGTATATGAGCAAAGAACTGGCCAGAAAGGCCATAAACGAACTTCAGCACACGAAATTCATGAACGGGTACCTGCAACTGCAAATTTCGGTGGACAATTGTCGGATTTTCGTTGGTGGGATACCCGTCAACAAGACCAAGGATGAAATCTGGCAGGAATTGAAGAGCTGTTATGGCCTTCACAATATTGTAGATGTGATAACGTACCGAAGTTACTCCAATCCGCTTCACAACAGGGGGTTCGTGTTTTTGGAATTTCGTACCCACGAAGAGGCCTCTTATTTTCGGGCGAAGTTCCACAATAAGTTGTTTCTATTTGGTTTGTCCATGTTGGTCGACTGGTCAGTGCCCATTATAGAAGTGGATGCGTCTGCATTGGCTGAGGTATTTACTGATGAg GTGAAGATCCTTTTCCTCAGAAATCTAGACGTAGCCCTGCACTCAGACGTATTCGCCAATCAAATTCATCAATTGGTGGAGAACAGAGCCTGTGTGGATAAGATCTACAAATTCAAGGATTACGCTTACATCCACTTGAATACTCGCGTCCAGGCAGaagtgttattaaaaaaattgcaga aagtaTACGCGAATACACTGGTGGAAGTCCAATTTGCTAAACCTCCTAATAAATTCACTGATAAGAGTTTTCGAGACAAAACCTT GGCCTATCGCCGTGCTGCCAGCATTCCTAAATCACAAGTGGTCACCAGACATTGGACCCCTGTGAGCAACGCCAGCCCTTACTCATTCCATTCAGAAAGTAGGTCTTCCTCCGATTCTACAATGAATTCGGACTTGAACTCAGCCTCGCCGATGACTCTTTCGCCATTGACGCCATTGACCAGCCCGAGGAGCCATTACAATTTTTCCCAGACCAAACAACAAGTGACTAAAAACCAGTTGGAGTATTTAACGGCACAAAACCTAATTCTTCGACAACAGTTACAATTGGAGGCCACAGAAAGGGCGATTTTAAACAGCAGGCGAAACGTGTCCCCCATGTTCAACATGAATACTATGTGCGACATGATTACGAGCAATTCCGGCCCTGGGGGCTATCTCTTGTCCCCAGGGTCTTTTACCACGGCTCCAGGAACTTTCACCACGACTCCAGGGGCCTTTAGCTCTTCGCGACAAACGTATTATGAGGGAGCTTATGCTTCATCGGCACCATCAAATGAGTTGAAGCATGATGTTGAG agcATGGTTACCAGAATGGTAAATCGTTTGCTGGACGAGTAG
- the LOC136342359 gene encoding APOBEC1 complementation factor-like isoform X3: MDDILGVLCKWGYGFATYFNTFHANQAIAKFNRYEIQKSVRLAICKSVDNRRLFVGNVPRTKSYNDILTLFRSCVKGVTNVILYSTWQDRKINRGFAFVEFESHMLASTARKRFHPRNLIAWNHIMYVDWADPIPDVDPIEMAQVTVLYVKNLPHDYTQEDIHHIFKSIVGPNLITRTHKIVTYAFVHCINRASAEYVMEKLTGLMLEGAKIQLEWSRPRQYSSRYRAMLPPQNLCLSVPVRARRLVKQAADSMRRLSLGQSDGST, encoded by the exons gGTACGGTTTCGCCACCTATTTCAACACCTTCCACGCAAATCAAGCCATTGCCAAGTTCAACAGATACGAAATCCAGAAGTCCGTCAGACTGGCCATTTGTAAAAGCGTGGATAATCGCAGACTGTTCGTCGGCAATGTCCCGAGGACCAAATCGTACAACGACATTTTAACGCTTTTTCGAAGCTGCGTAAAGGGGGTGACTAATGTCATTCTATATTCAACATGGCAG GACCGTAAAATAAATCGCGGATTTGCTTTTGTGGAGTTTGAAAGCCACATGTTGGCGTCAACCGCCCGAAAACGTTTCCACCCCCGAAATTTGATTGCTTGGAACCACATTATGTACGTTGATTGGGCAGACCCTATCCCCGACGTCGACCCCATAGAAATGGCTCAG GTAACTGTTCTCTACGTCAAAAATCTACCTCACGATTACACTCAAGAAGACATccatcatattttcaaatccATTGTGGGGCCAAACCTAATAACACGTACTCATAAGATCGTAACTTATGCTTTCGTGCATTGCATAAATCGAGCATCTGCCGAATATGTTATGGAAAAGTTGACTG GATTGATGCTGGAAGGAGCGAAAATTCAGCTGGAATGGTCCAGACCACGCCAATACAGCTCCCGATATCGTGCGATGCTTCCGCCTCAGAATTTGTGCCT ATCAGTTCCAGTTCGTGCTAGAAGACTTGTAAAGCAAGCTGCTGACTCTATGCGCAGGCTCAGTTTAGGACAATCAGACGGG TCTACATAG
- the LOC136342359 gene encoding APOBEC1 complementation factor-like isoform X1, translating to MCSGEVKFNLEFEDRSPCKHRSPQETGLNNRLQELLDRNEGYKIESQNGQRIFVFNPAPSCKLSDVLPPPRGCEIFIGNIPRHMYEDQLVPIFQTVGKLYKFRLMLDFNQRNRGYGFATYFNTFHANQAIAKFNRYEIQKSVRLAICKSVDNRRLFVGNVPRTKSYNDILTLFRSCVKGVTNVILYSTWQDRKINRGFAFVEFESHMLASTARKRFHPRNLIAWNHIMYVDWADPIPDVDPIEMAQVTVLYVKNLPHDYTQEDIHHIFKSIVGPNLITRTHKIVTYAFVHCINRASAEYVMEKLTGLMLEGAKIQLEWSRPRQYSSRYRAMLPPQNLCLSVPVRARRLVKQAADSMRRLSLGQSDGST from the exons ATGTGCTCGGGTGAGGTAAAATTCAACTTGGAATTCGAAGACAGATCACCATGCAAGCACCGAAGCCCTCAAGAAACTGGTTTGAACAATCGATTACAGGAATTACTCGACAGGAACGAGGGGTACAAAATCGAGTCACAAAATGGCCAAAGGATCTTCGTGTTTAATCCAGCGCCATCTTGTAAGCTTTCAGATGTTTTACCACCTCCCAGAGGCTGCGAGATTTTTATCGGGAATATTCCGAGACATATGTACGAGGACCAACTGGTTCCGATTTTCCAAACGGTAGGGAAGTTGTACAAATTTAGATTGATGTTGGATTTCAACCAGAGGAACCGAG gGTACGGTTTCGCCACCTATTTCAACACCTTCCACGCAAATCAAGCCATTGCCAAGTTCAACAGATACGAAATCCAGAAGTCCGTCAGACTGGCCATTTGTAAAAGCGTGGATAATCGCAGACTGTTCGTCGGCAATGTCCCGAGGACCAAATCGTACAACGACATTTTAACGCTTTTTCGAAGCTGCGTAAAGGGGGTGACTAATGTCATTCTATATTCAACATGGCAG GACCGTAAAATAAATCGCGGATTTGCTTTTGTGGAGTTTGAAAGCCACATGTTGGCGTCAACCGCCCGAAAACGTTTCCACCCCCGAAATTTGATTGCTTGGAACCACATTATGTACGTTGATTGGGCAGACCCTATCCCCGACGTCGACCCCATAGAAATGGCTCAG GTAACTGTTCTCTACGTCAAAAATCTACCTCACGATTACACTCAAGAAGACATccatcatattttcaaatccATTGTGGGGCCAAACCTAATAACACGTACTCATAAGATCGTAACTTATGCTTTCGTGCATTGCATAAATCGAGCATCTGCCGAATATGTTATGGAAAAGTTGACTG GATTGATGCTGGAAGGAGCGAAAATTCAGCTGGAATGGTCCAGACCACGCCAATACAGCTCCCGATATCGTGCGATGCTTCCGCCTCAGAATTTGTGCCT ATCAGTTCCAGTTCGTGCTAGAAGACTTGTAAAGCAAGCTGCTGACTCTATGCGCAGGCTCAGTTTAGGACAATCAGACGGG TCTACATAG
- the LOC136342359 gene encoding APOBEC1 complementation factor-like isoform X2: protein MCEFWIYFSIYSRNYVTPRNRLHVGYGFATYFNTFHANQAIAKFNRYEIQKSVRLAICKSVDNRRLFVGNVPRTKSYNDILTLFRSCVKGVTNVILYSTWQDRKINRGFAFVEFESHMLASTARKRFHPRNLIAWNHIMYVDWADPIPDVDPIEMAQVTVLYVKNLPHDYTQEDIHHIFKSIVGPNLITRTHKIVTYAFVHCINRASAEYVMEKLTGLMLEGAKIQLEWSRPRQYSSRYRAMLPPQNLCLSVPVRARRLVKQAADSMRRLSLGQSDGST from the exons ATGTGTGAGTTTtggatatatttttctatttactcCAGAAATTACGTTACTCCCCGGAACAGGCTGCATGTAG gGTACGGTTTCGCCACCTATTTCAACACCTTCCACGCAAATCAAGCCATTGCCAAGTTCAACAGATACGAAATCCAGAAGTCCGTCAGACTGGCCATTTGTAAAAGCGTGGATAATCGCAGACTGTTCGTCGGCAATGTCCCGAGGACCAAATCGTACAACGACATTTTAACGCTTTTTCGAAGCTGCGTAAAGGGGGTGACTAATGTCATTCTATATTCAACATGGCAG GACCGTAAAATAAATCGCGGATTTGCTTTTGTGGAGTTTGAAAGCCACATGTTGGCGTCAACCGCCCGAAAACGTTTCCACCCCCGAAATTTGATTGCTTGGAACCACATTATGTACGTTGATTGGGCAGACCCTATCCCCGACGTCGACCCCATAGAAATGGCTCAG GTAACTGTTCTCTACGTCAAAAATCTACCTCACGATTACACTCAAGAAGACATccatcatattttcaaatccATTGTGGGGCCAAACCTAATAACACGTACTCATAAGATCGTAACTTATGCTTTCGTGCATTGCATAAATCGAGCATCTGCCGAATATGTTATGGAAAAGTTGACTG GATTGATGCTGGAAGGAGCGAAAATTCAGCTGGAATGGTCCAGACCACGCCAATACAGCTCCCGATATCGTGCGATGCTTCCGCCTCAGAATTTGTGCCT ATCAGTTCCAGTTCGTGCTAGAAGACTTGTAAAGCAAGCTGCTGACTCTATGCGCAGGCTCAGTTTAGGACAATCAGACGGG TCTACATAG